Part of the Lichenicola cladoniae genome is shown below.
AACACCGTTCACACTGATGTCAAGGCGCGCGCGATCGGGTCGCCTCTCTAAATAAGGAGGTGACGCGGCACGGCACGAGCGATATGCCACCGCACCCGGGGTCGTCCACCGGGCACGGCAGGCTCGTCAACCCGCCACGTGTCGCCGGAGAAACCGCGCTTGCCAACGCCTCGCCCGCTCACGACCACCCGGATCGACTGAGGCGTGTTCTCGCTTTCAGTGACTGCGCTGTTCAAATCGGCTGGCGTTCATCCGCTCCTCCAGGCCCTGGCCATCATCCTGGGCACGTTCATCCTGGAGGATGCCGCGACCGTCCTGGCGGCGATGCAGGTACAGGATGGCCGGATCAACTGGGTCGTCGCCCTGGGTGCCCTCTATATGGGCATCATTCTCGGCGATCTCGGGCTTTACGGAATCGGGCGGCTGGCCGCGCGCTGGAGCTGGGCACGGCGCTTCCTGCCAGAGCAGCGCCGCATCAAGGGACGCGCCTGGATCGAGGAGCGGGTGTTTCGCGTGGTCTTCATCAGCCGGTTCATCCCGGGCGCGCGGTTGCCGACCTACACGACCTGCGGCTATCTGAAGGCAAGCTTCCGGCGTTTCGCGGTGGCTGCGATCCTGGCGACCTCGGTCTGGACGACGTTGCTGTTCATCGTCTCGCGCCATGTCGGCCAGTTCCTGATCGACCATCTTGGGGCCTGGCGCTGGGCCGGCGCTGCCGTCTTCGCGGTCGCGATCGTGCTGATCGGTCGCATTGCGGTGCGGCTGCAGAAAGAGAGTGAATGACAGTCCTGGTAGCCACCCGCCCGACCGTCAGGGAGCGATCGATCTCGTCGTTCGAGTTCTGGCCGGGGTGGATCTTCTACACGCCGGTGGTGCTGTTCTGGATCCTGCTCGGTCTCCGTCATCGCAGCCTCACGCTTCCGACCGCAGCCAATCCGAGGGTCGAGACCGGTGGGTTGTGCGGCGAGCGCAAGAGCACTGTCCTGGACCAGGCCGGGCCGGAGGCGGCAGCCTGGATCGCACCCTACGTGGTTTTTCGGACGGGAAGCGACGATCTGGCACGAGCGCGCTCGGCATTGGATGGGAAGAGCCTCCGCCTGCCGCTGGTGGTGAAGCCCGACATCGGCTGCAACGGCACCGGCGTACGGCTAGTCGAAACCAACGAGGCACTCGCCGAGAGCCTGGCAGCGTTTCCACGCGACACCGCCCTCGTGTTGCAGGAATTGGTGCCGTTCGATGGCGAGGCTGGGATATTCTACATCCGGCCCCCGGGCGCCCTGACCGGACATATCAGTTCGCTGACGCTGAAACAGGCGCCCATCCTGCTCGGCGACGGGCAGTCCAGCATTCGCGAGCTGATCATGGCCGACGAGCGGTCCGGCCAGATCCCGGAAATCTATATGCCGCGCCTGAACGGGCGCCTTGACGATGTGCTGGCGGCGGGCGAGCGGTTCCGCCTGGTGTTCGCGGGCAACCACTGCAAGGGGTCGATCTTCAGCGATGGGAGCCGCGACATCACGCGGGCATTGACCACGCGCGTCGATGCGATCATGCGCGACATCCCCGACTTCCATTTCGGACGGCTGGATGTGCGGTTCGAGAGCCAGGCCGCCCTGCGGGCCGGCGAAGGGTTCCGGATCATCGAGGTCAACGGCGTCGGATCGGAAGCAACCCACATCTGGGATCGGGCAACCCGGCTGCGCACCGCCTATCTGGACCAGTTCAGGCATTATAACATGGCGTTCGAGATCGGTGCGGAGATGCGACGGCGCGGTGCGAAGCCCAGCAGCATCCGCGAGCTTTTCTCCTACTGGAGGCTGCAGCGCCGGCTGATGTCGTCTTATCCGCTGAACGACTGAGTGGGCTTTAGCCGGGGCAATTGCTCGGCGCTCCACCGGAGCCGAAGATATACTGGCTGACCTGCTGTTCCAGGCTGACCATCTCACAGGTATCGGTGACCACCGCACCGGGTGCCAGCATGCGGCTCGACTTGCCGGCATCGACCATGAGTGAGTTCCCGGACGTCAGCGTGCTGCTGCCGATGGAGAGCTTGCTGTCGACCGGCAGCCTCAGGTCCTCGCCGATATGGAAATCCACCCTGGAGGTCATCGAACGGTTGTCGAGGGTGATCGCGGTCACGCTGCCGATCGGCACCCCTGCGA
Proteins encoded:
- a CDS encoding ATP-grasp domain-containing protein, whose protein sequence is MTVLVATRPTVRERSISSFEFWPGWIFYTPVVLFWILLGLRHRSLTLPTAANPRVETGGLCGERKSTVLDQAGPEAAAWIAPYVVFRTGSDDLARARSALDGKSLRLPLVVKPDIGCNGTGVRLVETNEALAESLAAFPRDTALVLQELVPFDGEAGIFYIRPPGALTGHISSLTLKQAPILLGDGQSSIRELIMADERSGQIPEIYMPRLNGRLDDVLAAGERFRLVFAGNHCKGSIFSDGSRDITRALTTRVDAIMRDIPDFHFGRLDVRFESQAALRAGEGFRIIEVNGVGSEATHIWDRATRLRTAYLDQFRHYNMAFEIGAEMRRRGAKPSSIRELFSYWRLQRRLMSSYPLND
- a CDS encoding MlaD family protein, encoding MTMTTARPQISRRGFASVAASAAVLAVAIGFYGYAATTLDHDRGDAGYDLAATFLSSNGLHSGADVVLAGVPIGSVTAITLDNRSMTSRVDFHIGEDLRLPVDSKLSIGSSTLTSGNSLMVDAGKSSRMLAPGAVVTDTCEMVSLEQQVSQYIFGSGGAPSNCPG
- a CDS encoding DedA family protein — translated: MFSLSVTALFKSAGVHPLLQALAIILGTFILEDAATVLAAMQVQDGRINWVVALGALYMGIILGDLGLYGIGRLAARWSWARRFLPEQRRIKGRAWIEERVFRVVFISRFIPGARLPTYTTCGYLKASFRRFAVAAILATSVWTTLLFIVSRHVGQFLIDHLGAWRWAGAAVFAVAIVLIGRIAVRLQKESE